In one window of Palaemon carinicauda isolate YSFRI2023 unplaced genomic scaffold, ASM3689809v2 scaffold137, whole genome shotgun sequence DNA:
- the LOC137635525 gene encoding probable cytochrome P450 6a13 isoform X1, which yields MLKRSSSLPVKRNQASMSELKTGSTSLFLGARSLIMCTILLFGVCSSYLVTATLLACSATLLFYHIQSKYNYWAVRGVKSPPATPFLGHTLQRLGIKMPFMEFFDDLYFNYNGRDFCGYYDFLQPGLFIGNPEIIKSILVKDFDHFADRRTFDLGKVNPIANDMLSNATGQHWRFIRGVVSPAFTSGKTRRLFPLMNNRAIHLLQLTREEAKKGSVEAHALCGKYTMDSIASCAFGIECDAYSSEAETFPVMAARVMQLSPARALKILVLLVAPKIAEVTQRLGIDFTSPEFHFFRHVVTNTLRLREKWGLRRGDILDMFLESNLNDKNGPSDNIITAQAILFILAGYNNTANTLALTLHLLAHHPDVQAELRREIAAEMERCGGQHIPHDRLVKMPYLDAVVSESLRLYPAAPVIERICTKPCTIAGTSIHLRKGQPVLIPIWSIHRDPQHWPQPTKFVPERFLGESKDSITPYSYLPFSHGPRSCIGIKFSLLSVKIGLVHLLTSMKLLVAKESRHPIALNPRVLTLQPKDGVFINFVPCSFEETLREETMLYPTNSDKDTNNM from the exons ATGTTAAAAAGATCTTCTTCACTGCCA GTAAAAAGAAACCAGGCAAGCATGTCAGAGCTTAAGACGGGAAGCACCTCCTTATTTCTGGGAGCCCGTTCTCTCATTATGTGCACGATACTGCTTTTCGGCGTTTGCTCCTCTTACCTGGTGACTGCCACGCTCCTGGCCTGCTCTGCCACGCTCCTCTTCTATCACATTCAATCTAAATACAATTACTGGGCCGTCAGAGGCGTCAAGTCTCCACCGGCGACGCCATTTTTAGGCCATACGTTACAACGCCTGGGCATCAAGATGCCATTCATGGAG TTCTTTGATGATCTGTACTTCAACTACAACGGGAGAGATTTCTGTGGGTACTACGACTTCCTACAGCCAGGACTCTTCATCGGTAATCCGGAGATCATCAAGAGCATCTTGGTCAAGGACTTCGATCACTTCGCGGATCGAAGGACATTCGATCTGGGGAAG GTAAACCCCATCGCCAACGACATGCTGAGCAACGCAACGGGGCAGCACTGGCGTTTCATTCGAGGGGTCGTGTCCCCCGCCTTCACTTCAGGGAAAACTCGCAGGCTCTTCCCGCTCATGAATAACAGGGCCATCCATCTTCTGCAACTGACAAGGGAAGAAGCGAAGAAAGGTTCTGTTGAG GCTCACGCCCTCTGTGGGAAATACACCATGGACTCCATAGCGAGCTGTGCCTTTGGCATTGAATGTGACGCTTACTCTTCCGAGGCCGAAACCTTCCCTGTCATGGCTGCCAGAGTAATGCAACTTTCTCCTGCAAGGGCTCTTAAG ATCCTGGTTTTGCTGGTGGCTCCCAAAATAGCTGAGGTGACCCAGAGGCTGGGCATAGACTTCACCAGCCCAGAGTTCCATTTCTTCAGGCACGTGGTCACTAATACTTTACGCTTGCGTGAAAAGTGGGGCTTGCGAAGGGGTGATATTCTTGATATGTTCTTGGAAAGTAACTTGAACGACAAAAATG GTCCCTCGGACAACATAATAACAGCCCAGGCCATCTTGTTTATTCTGGCTGGGTACAATAACACTGCTAACACTCTGGCCCTCACACTTCACCTGCTGGCTCACCACCCAGACGTCCAGGCTGAACTGCGCAGGGAAATAGCGGCAGAAATGGAAAG GTGCGGTGGCCAACACATCCCTCACGACAGACTAGTGAAGATGCCTTACCTGGACGCGGTGGTTTCTGAATCACTCCGTTTGTACCCAGCTGCACCCGTCATAGAGCGCATCTGTACCAAGCCCTGCAC AATTGCAGGTACTTCCATCCACCTAAGAAAGGGCCAACCTGTTCTGATTCCCATTTGGAGTATCCACCGTGACCCTCAACACTGGCCCCAACCGACCAAATTTGTGCCTGAAAGATTCTTGGGTGAATCCAAAGACTCAATAACTCCTTACTCCTACTTGCCTTTCAGTCATGGTCCTCGTAGCTGTATAG gaatTAAATTTTCATTGCTCAGTGTGAAAATCGGTCTGGTGCATCTACTAACCTCCATGAAACTATTAGTGGCAAAGGAATCGAGACATCCAATAGCGCTCAACCCGAGAGTGTTGACACTCCAGCCAAAAGATGGCGTCTTTATCAACTTCGTACCGTGTAGCTTCGAGGAAACTCTAAGAGAGGAGACTATGCTGTATCCTACAAACTCTGACAAGGATACCAATAATATGTAG
- the LOC137635525 gene encoding probable cytochrome P450 6a13 isoform X2, translated as MSELKTGSTSLFLGARSLIMCTILLFGVCSSYLVTATLLACSATLLFYHIQSKYNYWAVRGVKSPPATPFLGHTLQRLGIKMPFMEFFDDLYFNYNGRDFCGYYDFLQPGLFIGNPEIIKSILVKDFDHFADRRTFDLGKVNPIANDMLSNATGQHWRFIRGVVSPAFTSGKTRRLFPLMNNRAIHLLQLTREEAKKGSVEAHALCGKYTMDSIASCAFGIECDAYSSEAETFPVMAARVMQLSPARALKILVLLVAPKIAEVTQRLGIDFTSPEFHFFRHVVTNTLRLREKWGLRRGDILDMFLESNLNDKNGPSDNIITAQAILFILAGYNNTANTLALTLHLLAHHPDVQAELRREIAAEMERCGGQHIPHDRLVKMPYLDAVVSESLRLYPAAPVIERICTKPCTIAGTSIHLRKGQPVLIPIWSIHRDPQHWPQPTKFVPERFLGESKDSITPYSYLPFSHGPRSCIGIKFSLLSVKIGLVHLLTSMKLLVAKESRHPIALNPRVLTLQPKDGVFINFVPCSFEETLREETMLYPTNSDKDTNNM; from the exons ATGTCAGAGCTTAAGACGGGAAGCACCTCCTTATTTCTGGGAGCCCGTTCTCTCATTATGTGCACGATACTGCTTTTCGGCGTTTGCTCCTCTTACCTGGTGACTGCCACGCTCCTGGCCTGCTCTGCCACGCTCCTCTTCTATCACATTCAATCTAAATACAATTACTGGGCCGTCAGAGGCGTCAAGTCTCCACCGGCGACGCCATTTTTAGGCCATACGTTACAACGCCTGGGCATCAAGATGCCATTCATGGAG TTCTTTGATGATCTGTACTTCAACTACAACGGGAGAGATTTCTGTGGGTACTACGACTTCCTACAGCCAGGACTCTTCATCGGTAATCCGGAGATCATCAAGAGCATCTTGGTCAAGGACTTCGATCACTTCGCGGATCGAAGGACATTCGATCTGGGGAAG GTAAACCCCATCGCCAACGACATGCTGAGCAACGCAACGGGGCAGCACTGGCGTTTCATTCGAGGGGTCGTGTCCCCCGCCTTCACTTCAGGGAAAACTCGCAGGCTCTTCCCGCTCATGAATAACAGGGCCATCCATCTTCTGCAACTGACAAGGGAAGAAGCGAAGAAAGGTTCTGTTGAG GCTCACGCCCTCTGTGGGAAATACACCATGGACTCCATAGCGAGCTGTGCCTTTGGCATTGAATGTGACGCTTACTCTTCCGAGGCCGAAACCTTCCCTGTCATGGCTGCCAGAGTAATGCAACTTTCTCCTGCAAGGGCTCTTAAG ATCCTGGTTTTGCTGGTGGCTCCCAAAATAGCTGAGGTGACCCAGAGGCTGGGCATAGACTTCACCAGCCCAGAGTTCCATTTCTTCAGGCACGTGGTCACTAATACTTTACGCTTGCGTGAAAAGTGGGGCTTGCGAAGGGGTGATATTCTTGATATGTTCTTGGAAAGTAACTTGAACGACAAAAATG GTCCCTCGGACAACATAATAACAGCCCAGGCCATCTTGTTTATTCTGGCTGGGTACAATAACACTGCTAACACTCTGGCCCTCACACTTCACCTGCTGGCTCACCACCCAGACGTCCAGGCTGAACTGCGCAGGGAAATAGCGGCAGAAATGGAAAG GTGCGGTGGCCAACACATCCCTCACGACAGACTAGTGAAGATGCCTTACCTGGACGCGGTGGTTTCTGAATCACTCCGTTTGTACCCAGCTGCACCCGTCATAGAGCGCATCTGTACCAAGCCCTGCAC AATTGCAGGTACTTCCATCCACCTAAGAAAGGGCCAACCTGTTCTGATTCCCATTTGGAGTATCCACCGTGACCCTCAACACTGGCCCCAACCGACCAAATTTGTGCCTGAAAGATTCTTGGGTGAATCCAAAGACTCAATAACTCCTTACTCCTACTTGCCTTTCAGTCATGGTCCTCGTAGCTGTATAG gaatTAAATTTTCATTGCTCAGTGTGAAAATCGGTCTGGTGCATCTACTAACCTCCATGAAACTATTAGTGGCAAAGGAATCGAGACATCCAATAGCGCTCAACCCGAGAGTGTTGACACTCCAGCCAAAAGATGGCGTCTTTATCAACTTCGTACCGTGTAGCTTCGAGGAAACTCTAAGAGAGGAGACTATGCTGTATCCTACAAACTCTGACAAGGATACCAATAATATGTAG